The proteins below are encoded in one region of Micromonospora pisi:
- a CDS encoding CGNR zinc finger domain-containing protein, translated as MVRFGHVAGDRMLDLVNTVDWRLGGCERIENLKTFSDVVDWCIESDLITGDEAVALRDLAGQDDARAERERQQVIEARERAYAALFEDDPEAAADLADMYRAAIAAADLVRIGDRWLWRDRETDLRLPRNRIVRGLVALTQRDDLDRLHQCEDVKCGWVYLDTSPRRNRRWCNTKDCGDRNRARAYYARQKAKSRRP; from the coding sequence ATGGTGAGGTTCGGCCACGTCGCGGGCGACCGCATGCTCGACCTGGTGAACACTGTTGACTGGCGCCTCGGCGGGTGCGAACGCATTGAGAACCTGAAGACCTTCTCCGACGTCGTCGACTGGTGCATCGAGTCCGACCTGATCACCGGAGACGAGGCCGTGGCTCTGCGCGACCTCGCCGGCCAGGACGACGCCCGGGCCGAGCGGGAACGGCAACAAGTCATCGAAGCGCGCGAGAGGGCCTACGCAGCTCTCTTTGAGGACGACCCCGAAGCCGCCGCAGACCTCGCGGACATGTACCGGGCGGCCATCGCCGCAGCCGACCTGGTCCGCATCGGCGACCGCTGGCTCTGGCGAGACCGGGAAACCGACCTCCGCTTGCCCCGCAATCGCATCGTCCGCGGGCTCGTGGCTCTCACCCAGCGCGACGACCTCGACCGCCTCCACCAGTGCGAAGACGTCAAGTGCGGCTGGGTTTATCTCGACACATCACCGCGGCGGAACCGCCGCTGGTGCAACACGAAGGACTGTGGCGACCGCAACCGCGCCCGCGCCTACTACGCCCGACAGAAGGCGAAAAGCCGCCGGCCCTGA
- a CDS encoding GntR family transcriptional regulator: MVNQQPVRPLRRSTLGEDVYETLKVLVLEHTLSPGDRINIDALARDLAVSPTPIREALARLEADGLVRKRPLVGYTVSPLLTRAEFTHMFEMRSLLETAAARWAAERASDELRTQISTEAATTVGTDEGDPEGWRWHAAFTTLDARFHDLIAGAAGNPLLSDGIARLHAHLHLHRRYFPYAQTGTTSTEHQRIADAIVAHAPDEAEAAMREHLDRARERHLPAFD, translated from the coding sequence ATGGTCAACCAGCAGCCGGTCCGTCCGCTACGCCGGTCCACCCTCGGCGAAGACGTGTACGAGACGCTCAAGGTGCTCGTACTCGAACACACACTCAGCCCCGGCGACCGGATCAACATCGACGCGCTCGCCCGCGACCTGGCGGTCAGCCCCACCCCGATCCGTGAGGCACTGGCCCGCCTGGAGGCCGACGGGCTGGTACGCAAACGCCCACTGGTCGGCTACACCGTGAGCCCGCTGCTGACCCGGGCCGAATTCACCCACATGTTCGAGATGCGGTCACTGCTGGAGACCGCCGCCGCCCGCTGGGCCGCCGAACGTGCCAGCGACGAACTCCGGACCCAGATCAGCACCGAGGCCGCCACCACGGTCGGCACCGACGAGGGCGACCCGGAGGGCTGGCGCTGGCACGCCGCGTTCACCACACTCGACGCCCGGTTTCATGACCTGATCGCGGGCGCCGCCGGCAACCCGCTGCTCTCGGACGGGATCGCCCGGCTCCACGCCCACCTGCACCTGCACCGCCGCTACTTCCCGTACGCGCAGACCGGCACCACCAGCACGGAGCACCAGCGGATCGCCGACGCGATCGTGGCGCACGCGCCGGACGAGGCGGAGGCGGCGATGCGGGAACACCTGGACCGGGCCAGGGAACGCCACCTACCCGCCTTCGACTAG
- a CDS encoding sugar ABC transporter substrate-binding protein: MNRSPLIRLGAAAAILALGTLATAGCTKKSDNEAAGATTRAADQVKIALVPGGAHPYFQPWKDAATKAKADLGLADVTFNETSGWDQTKQNDVLKALAAQGYNAFGIFGVAPENINSTFEDLKGQGFPVASLASCPAGDVNKADFCLSTDVELAAYKAGQAAVEAMGGQGNLVHLTGNKVDSNTQRRIAGVQKAVDETGGKVKLLQTVTDVDKDLQSAQKAVADLLAAKGTQIQGIVNTAYNPAVAAAEGVKQAKLPIKVIAIDDDQTILAGIRDGSVAGTVLQNPVGQASVGSYALTKLAGGCTVTKPGVVIDSGSFVVTKANVDNYETDRQAKTDELKKAFDGQYLSCQ, encoded by the coding sequence ATGAATCGGAGCCCGTTGATTCGGCTCGGCGCCGCGGCTGCCATCCTGGCGCTGGGCACGCTGGCCACCGCCGGATGCACCAAGAAGAGTGACAACGAGGCGGCCGGCGCGACCACGCGGGCGGCCGACCAGGTGAAGATCGCCCTTGTGCCGGGCGGTGCGCACCCGTACTTCCAGCCGTGGAAGGACGCGGCCACGAAGGCCAAGGCCGACCTCGGCCTGGCCGACGTCACGTTCAACGAGACCTCCGGCTGGGACCAGACCAAGCAGAACGACGTTCTCAAGGCGCTGGCGGCGCAGGGCTACAACGCCTTCGGCATTTTCGGGGTCGCCCCGGAGAACATCAACTCCACCTTCGAGGACCTCAAGGGCCAGGGCTTCCCCGTCGCCTCCCTCGCCTCGTGCCCGGCCGGTGACGTCAACAAGGCGGACTTCTGCCTCTCCACCGACGTCGAACTCGCCGCGTACAAGGCCGGTCAGGCCGCCGTCGAGGCAATGGGCGGCCAGGGCAACCTGGTCCACCTCACCGGCAACAAGGTGGACTCCAACACCCAGCGCCGGATCGCCGGGGTGCAGAAGGCGGTGGACGAGACCGGCGGCAAGGTCAAGCTGCTGCAGACCGTGACCGACGTGGACAAGGACCTGCAGAGCGCGCAGAAGGCCGTCGCCGACCTGCTCGCCGCGAAGGGCACCCAGATCCAGGGGATCGTCAACACCGCGTACAACCCGGCAGTCGCCGCCGCCGAGGGGGTCAAGCAGGCCAAGCTCCCGATCAAGGTGATCGCGATCGACGACGACCAGACCATCCTCGCCGGCATCCGGGACGGCTCGGTCGCCGGCACCGTCCTGCAGAACCCGGTCGGGCAGGCGTCCGTCGGGTCGTACGCGCTGACCAAGCTCGCCGGTGGCTGCACGGTCACCAAGCCCGGCGTGGTCATCGACTCGGGCTCCTTCGTGGTCACCAAGGCCAACGTCGACAACTACGAGACCGACCGGCAGGCCAAGACCGACGAGCTCAAGAAGGCCTTCGACGGCCAGTACCTGAGCTGCCAGTAG